Proteins encoded by one window of Candidatus Baltobacteraceae bacterium:
- a CDS encoding translocation/assembly module TamB domain-containing protein: protein MRRNVSRGLAAAAVLIVLAVVIWHHAVARFVVATAIGLTTGYHVDIGEMRLGRDHGALIDTHVSKHGEPVLDAARIDLYYHLRDLLPGSKHRFGLLAVTIDRPQLTIVHHRDRTYNISSPGGGAPGAPGRPDTVPLNFTARIRGGTAQLIDDYQYYKDARAVRVDNIDANLAVNTETKTHYTVTGTFEDVRPEPFAAAGSIDYGKGYAMHRVRAAAIPLKAIGNYIIDSPAAHILTGTARDFHATIYALGIAPNVPIAYHVMAGAQVADAQLSIHGLSDPLDNIRGTLQIFDGGLAAKALHATIDGIPVRVAGGIFDFSKPQFRLGMTGAGDLDQLRHVLAFSAHQPVRGHAQINVLIEGPISQPLLLVGFDSQRAYYGALPFDRAHGVIALYNGDVAIVPLKAFFGGLDVRVRGRLTLGTPLQTELVAHYEGPSSRVPYLGALVTDQPLAGEGILAGSGAAIGARGFLASTNAPLALNAFYDIGGDGVGTIGPLSVVAANGGTLDGAYAIDRSRGTSAFWATAQNLPVRQPHPIELPGVRLPQLPALGGTIVDASVVGSGGFKDLVLGGRVVADGATVGGVRFTSLDALFAGPLANVAMERVHADGSFGTFDGAGSFAPGRLVARGTYAGTFQDLAQFTGNIGARGDVSGPVAVALVGNRTIVQARGVRLRAASIHGIPVQSASGTIAVTDGVLRVYNANVAAAGGSLVAAGAFGTSKSASAGNGAVALATTQLDGAQLRGLGIPLQSGDVNAVGTVKPGGKVPAFDGGVVVRNGRAQGYDVAGSAHIAVANDAVQVRNGVAALGQTYGILDGAISGLTSGAPRYAVRAQIPAGDIATAAQTFHIPTHVTDGSFSADLLVGGRGSDPSVSGPLQVPVGSTNGLGFLDASALIGASRAGVRARDGSVQVGSTHAFFSASLDRGATAVHVRSRRANLADFNDYFDTGDTLAGSGYLDLSLAQTARTVSTNADLDIETFRYRSLPIGNTDAHWKSTNNVARGHVTVGGEHGLLKAAGSVALVAAHTLPQTIARSRYDLRGTLANLDLSTWLPALGFPQVPLTGRVDGEASVAGRYPHLAVGGHASIAHGNIGPLPIESGQVTARANGARINVTSAQLTLPALVASGGGSFGLAPRDPIALTVHAQTSDPKRLLVELTKKTYPVTGAFTTTVQIAGTFKAPVFSAGLEATDAEIYGLKIPAAVGALALNGRSLVVRNAEVTFGKGQATLAGALPLQLLPFGIGPSGAPISLDLTARAVELAAFSNALGNATKLGGTVDGHLGLGGTVGDPRIYGQLAVADGSYVSALEKTPIHNTVAQVSFDGTSATLGRFHASLGRGSLDGDGTVGFRGGIERGAIAYDFHAAAHGAQLDFPAYGSGTLDAKLHLAHTPGTLARLSGTAAAADAVVPFSAFYHPAAASAAGGAASPTLPFNLAFDLQVTAGRNVRVRAGGIGAGLDITGSGKALLAGTLAAPTLDGTFNSSGGALTYFDHAFKVQSGSIRFDPANGLIPTVTAVATTHVVNPDPNVARNPTGGVDITLRVDGPLDALSLNQASNSGIAISSIPGGYTRDQLIALLLPFGGFVTSVQFTDTGQIIPPGQLKGAPPPGSGALLPQQLGLLRQTGTLTIGQEAFNVLNAQFATGIFGPIERVLSNSLGFSDVNFTIDYSGNVGMQLQRRLSHDISAFYGTTFRTPIRESIGAEYSPGPFQTAQFTFFVQQGALDPRRAKAGQALQGTSGFTFSYQRLF from the coding sequence TTGCGGAGGAACGTCTCGAGAGGTCTGGCCGCTGCGGCGGTCCTAATCGTGCTCGCCGTGGTGATCTGGCACCACGCCGTGGCTCGCTTCGTGGTGGCTACCGCCATCGGCCTCACGACCGGCTATCACGTGGACATCGGCGAGATGCGCCTGGGGCGCGATCACGGCGCGCTCATCGACACGCACGTCTCCAAGCACGGCGAACCCGTGCTCGATGCCGCGCGCATCGATCTGTATTATCATCTGCGCGACCTCTTGCCGGGAAGCAAGCACCGGTTCGGGCTGCTGGCGGTCACGATCGACCGCCCGCAGCTCACGATCGTTCACCATCGGGACCGTACCTATAACATCAGCTCGCCCGGCGGCGGCGCCCCGGGTGCGCCGGGCCGGCCCGATACCGTGCCGCTCAACTTCACGGCGCGCATCCGCGGCGGAACGGCCCAGCTCATCGACGACTACCAGTACTACAAGGACGCGCGCGCGGTACGCGTGGATAACATCGATGCGAATCTCGCCGTCAACACCGAGACGAAGACGCACTACACGGTGACGGGCACGTTCGAAGACGTACGGCCCGAACCGTTTGCGGCCGCCGGTTCGATCGACTACGGGAAGGGCTACGCGATGCACCGCGTACGCGCCGCCGCGATTCCGCTCAAAGCGATCGGCAATTACATCATCGACTCGCCTGCGGCCCACATTCTCACCGGGACGGCGCGCGACTTTCACGCAACCATCTACGCGCTCGGGATCGCGCCGAACGTTCCGATCGCCTATCACGTGATGGCCGGCGCGCAGGTCGCCGACGCGCAACTCTCTATTCACGGATTGAGCGATCCGCTCGACAACATTCGCGGGACCCTGCAGATTTTCGACGGAGGCTTAGCGGCCAAGGCGCTCCACGCGACGATCGACGGAATCCCCGTGCGCGTCGCGGGCGGCATCTTCGACTTCTCGAAACCGCAATTCCGCCTCGGCATGACCGGCGCGGGCGACCTGGACCAATTGCGCCACGTGCTGGCCTTTTCCGCGCATCAGCCGGTACGCGGACACGCGCAGATCAACGTGCTCATCGAGGGTCCGATCTCGCAGCCGCTGCTGCTCGTCGGCTTCGATTCGCAGCGCGCGTACTACGGGGCGCTGCCGTTCGATCGCGCGCACGGCGTTATCGCGCTCTACAACGGCGACGTCGCGATCGTACCGCTCAAGGCGTTTTTCGGCGGACTCGACGTGCGCGTTCGCGGGCGGCTGACGCTCGGCACGCCGCTGCAGACCGAACTCGTCGCGCACTACGAAGGTCCGTCGTCGCGCGTACCGTATCTGGGAGCGCTCGTGACGGATCAGCCGCTCGCAGGCGAGGGGATTCTCGCCGGCAGCGGTGCGGCCATCGGCGCGCGCGGCTTTCTTGCGTCGACGAACGCGCCGCTCGCGCTCAACGCCTTTTACGATATCGGCGGCGACGGCGTCGGAACGATCGGCCCGCTCTCGGTGGTCGCAGCCAACGGCGGAACGCTCGACGGCGCGTACGCGATCGATCGCTCGCGCGGCACGAGCGCCTTTTGGGCGACGGCTCAAAATCTGCCCGTGCGCCAGCCGCATCCGATCGAACTGCCGGGCGTGCGTTTGCCGCAACTGCCCGCGCTCGGTGGAACGATCGTGGACGCGAGCGTGGTCGGAAGCGGCGGATTCAAAGATTTGGTGCTGGGCGGACGCGTCGTCGCCGACGGCGCGACGGTCGGCGGCGTGAGGTTTACGTCGCTCGACGCGCTGTTTGCGGGCCCGCTCGCGAACGTCGCGATGGAACGCGTGCACGCCGACGGCTCCTTCGGCACGTTCGACGGCGCCGGGTCGTTTGCGCCCGGACGGCTCGTCGCGCGCGGAACCTACGCCGGAACGTTCCAAGATCTCGCGCAGTTTACCGGCAACATCGGCGCGCGCGGAGACGTGAGCGGACCCGTTGCGGTCGCGCTGGTCGGCAACCGCACGATCGTGCAAGCGCGCGGCGTGCGCCTACGTGCGGCCAGCATTCACGGCATTCCCGTGCAGAGCGCGTCGGGGACGATCGCGGTGACCGACGGCGTCTTGCGCGTCTATAACGCCAACGTCGCCGCGGCGGGCGGATCGCTCGTCGCCGCCGGAGCGTTCGGGACGAGCAAATCGGCGAGCGCCGGAAACGGCGCCGTCGCGCTTGCGACCACGCAGTTGGACGGCGCGCAATTGCGCGGCCTCGGCATACCGCTGCAGAGCGGCGACGTCAACGCCGTGGGAACCGTGAAACCGGGCGGCAAGGTGCCGGCCTTCGACGGCGGCGTCGTCGTACGTAACGGTCGCGCGCAGGGATACGACGTCGCCGGCAGCGCTCACATCGCCGTCGCCAACGACGCGGTGCAGGTGCGTAACGGCGTGGCCGCGCTCGGTCAAACCTACGGAATTCTCGACGGCGCAATCTCGGGGCTGACCTCGGGCGCGCCGAGGTACGCGGTGCGCGCGCAGATTCCGGCGGGCGATATTGCGACCGCCGCTCAAACGTTCCACATACCGACGCACGTCACCGACGGCAGCTTCAGCGCCGATTTGCTCGTCGGCGGCCGCGGCAGCGATCCGTCGGTGAGCGGACCGCTGCAAGTCCCGGTGGGATCGACCAACGGCCTAGGATTTCTCGATGCGAGCGCGCTCATCGGCGCGAGCCGTGCGGGCGTGCGCGCGCGCGACGGCAGCGTGCAGGTTGGAAGTACGCACGCGTTCTTTAGCGCGTCGCTCGACCGCGGCGCGACCGCAGTCCACGTGCGCTCGCGCCGCGCGAACCTCGCCGATTTCAACGACTATTTCGATACGGGCGATACGCTCGCGGGCTCGGGGTATCTGGATCTCTCGCTCGCGCAAACGGCGCGCACGGTCTCGACGAACGCCGATCTGGATATCGAAACGTTTCGCTATCGCAGCCTGCCGATCGGCAACACCGACGCGCATTGGAAAAGCACGAACAACGTCGCGCGCGGACACGTAACGGTCGGCGGCGAGCACGGGCTGCTCAAAGCCGCGGGCAGCGTCGCGCTGGTCGCGGCGCACACGCTGCCGCAGACGATCGCGCGCTCGCGTTACGATCTGCGCGGAACGCTCGCCAACCTGGATCTCTCGACGTGGTTGCCCGCACTGGGGTTCCCGCAGGTTCCGCTGACCGGACGGGTCGACGGCGAGGCGAGCGTGGCCGGACGTTATCCGCATCTCGCCGTCGGCGGTCACGCCTCCATCGCGCACGGCAACATCGGTCCGCTGCCGATCGAGAGCGGCCAGGTGACGGCCCGCGCGAACGGCGCGCGCATCAACGTGACTAGCGCGCAACTGACCCTGCCGGCTCTCGTGGCGAGCGGGGGTGGAAGTTTCGGGCTCGCGCCCCGCGATCCGATCGCGTTGACGGTCCACGCGCAGACGAGCGATCCCAAGCGGCTGCTCGTCGAGTTGACGAAAAAAACCTACCCGGTCACGGGTGCCTTTACGACGACCGTGCAGATCGCCGGCACGTTCAAAGCCCCGGTCTTCTCGGCCGGGCTCGAAGCCACCGATGCGGAGATCTACGGATTGAAAATACCGGCGGCGGTGGGAGCGCTGGCGTTGAACGGCCGCAGCCTCGTGGTTCGCAATGCGGAGGTAACCTTCGGTAAAGGCCAGGCGACGCTCGCCGGCGCGCTTCCGCTGCAGTTGCTGCCGTTCGGCATCGGTCCCAGCGGAGCGCCGATCTCGCTCGACCTGACCGCCCGCGCGGTCGAGCTCGCCGCGTTCTCGAACGCACTCGGAAACGCGACGAAGCTCGGCGGCACCGTCGACGGGCATCTCGGATTGGGCGGAACGGTCGGCGATCCGCGTATCTACGGCCAGCTCGCCGTGGCCGATGGGAGCTACGTATCGGCGCTGGAGAAGACGCCGATTCACAACACCGTCGCGCAGGTGAGTTTCGACGGCACGAGCGCGACGCTCGGCCGCTTCCACGCCTCGCTCGGCCGCGGCTCGCTCGACGGCGACGGGACCGTGGGTTTTCGCGGCGGCATCGAGCGCGGTGCGATCGCGTACGATTTTCACGCCGCGGCGCACGGCGCCCAGCTGGATTTTCCAGCCTACGGATCGGGAACGCTCGACGCCAAGCTGCACCTCGCGCACACGCCCGGAACGCTCGCGCGGCTCTCGGGGACCGCCGCCGCGGCCGACGCCGTGGTCCCGTTTTCGGCCTTCTATCACCCGGCGGCGGCGAGCGCCGCGGGCGGCGCGGCGAGCCCCACCCTTCCCTTTAATCTCGCCTTCGATTTGCAGGTGACGGCGGGCCGCAACGTGCGCGTCCGCGCGGGCGGAATCGGCGCGGGTCTGGACATCACGGGCTCGGGGAAGGCGCTGCTCGCAGGCACGCTGGCCGCGCCGACGCTCGACGGCACGTTCAATTCCTCGGGCGGCGCGCTCACGTACTTCGACCACGCCTTTAAAGTGCAATCGGGCTCGATCCGATTCGATCCGGCCAACGGCCTGATCCCAACCGTCACCGCCGTGGCGACCACGCACGTCGTGAACCCCGACCCCAACGTGGCGCGCAATCCGACCGGCGGCGTCGATATCACCTTACGCGTCGACGGTCCGCTCGATGCGCTTTCGCTCAACCAAGCCTCGAACAGCGGAATTGCGATCTCGTCGATTCCGGGCGGCTACACGCGCGACCAGTTGATCGCACTGCTCCTGCCGTTCGGCGGCTTCGTGACCAGCGTTCAATTTACCGACACGGGGCAGATCATCCCACCGGGTCAGCTCAAAGGGGCGCCCCCGCCGGGAAGCGGCGCGCTCTTACCGCAACAACTCGGTCTGCTCCGCCAAACCGGAACGCTAACGATCGGACAGGAGGCCTTCAACGTGCTCAACGCGCAGTTCGCGACCGGCATCTTCGGGCCGATCGAGCGCGTGCTGAGCAACAGCTTGGGCTTCTCCGACGTCAACTTCACGATCGATTACAGCGGAAACGTCGGCATGCAGTTACAACGGCGCCTCTCCCACGACATCAGCGCGTTTTACGGCACCACCTTCCGGACGCCGATTCGCGAGAGCATCGGCGCAGAATATTCGCCGGGCCCATTTCAGACGGCTCAGTTTACGTTCTTCGTGCAGCAGGGCGCGCTCGATCCGCGCCGTGCCAAGGCCGGCCAGGCACTGCAGGGGACCAGCGGGTTTACCTTCAGCTATCAACGGTTATTTTAA
- a CDS encoding POTRA domain-containing protein produces the protein MLAILTTLVFPTPASSATAPTIVSVDVSGNVHVPTDKILAVVQAKPGLPYDPAVVQGDLQRIFALGYFADQATPLIRQRPNGIAITYRVIENPVITKIDFTGNAHVPSDTLLALMDTSVGQVLNTETLKQDFLKINSYYNRIGYEGQLATHVKDLNIDPKTGALAISIQEGLTISAVTISGDPLLPPNVILPALSAKPGAVYSNEMRDKDFQAAQKLYDKYDLVLSDAEGGIDPSTIDLKAGTAAVKYDFYVARVGAVQITGNTKTKDQVIRRQLRLRPGMVITTGALRNDRDRLNNTGYFSKVDLNVKAGPDPKTHPGFVTIVWTVTEQRTASASIGAGYSGGITGQGLYGTLGYQDNNLHGTGNGASVQFQRGARSYVTQASVTIPYVGNTPNSQKYSFGATIFANGSTYFYPVYATSAAVANPAPGSVQAPIPVTLLPNGNAQLISGVVADSTAKSSGLSVNVGRRLTDYTTASVGVNAESVTNSTSVPTPYFFQSGQPNVIAGPTPGPLSNLSTNTNGSFGINATSIANINTGAPYRLNSLVFGLASNPAATLDDIFNPRRGATYSLQEEFSSPSIGSNFSYTKSTLEVKRFFPVLKTATFGVHLRGVTTTGAIPPSALDTFSDQQLRGYQSVFYGTDTILGQAEIRVPLTADGKFGVAAFVDEGGFRVRGAQPLLDPYTNRIINYPGNWSYRGDYGVGLRFDVPQLGLHTIRIDIAHGANGTHTSFGIGQSF, from the coding sequence GTGCTGGCGATTTTGACAACGCTGGTCTTCCCGACACCGGCGTCCTCGGCGACGGCGCCGACGATCGTTTCGGTCGACGTGTCCGGCAACGTCCACGTTCCGACGGACAAGATCCTAGCGGTCGTCCAGGCCAAGCCGGGCTTGCCGTACGATCCGGCCGTCGTGCAGGGCGACCTCCAGCGGATCTTCGCACTCGGCTATTTTGCCGACCAAGCGACGCCGCTGATTCGCCAACGGCCAAACGGCATCGCGATCACCTACCGCGTGATCGAAAATCCGGTCATCACGAAGATCGACTTTACCGGCAACGCGCACGTCCCCAGCGACACGCTGCTCGCCTTGATGGACACCTCCGTGGGTCAGGTGCTCAACACCGAGACGCTCAAGCAAGACTTTCTCAAGATCAACAGTTATTACAATCGCATCGGTTACGAAGGCCAGCTCGCGACGCACGTCAAGGATTTGAATATCGATCCGAAGACCGGCGCGCTCGCGATCTCGATTCAAGAAGGCCTCACGATCAGCGCGGTGACCATCAGCGGCGATCCGCTGCTGCCGCCCAACGTCATCCTACCCGCGCTCTCGGCCAAACCAGGTGCGGTCTATTCCAACGAGATGCGCGATAAGGATTTCCAAGCCGCGCAGAAGCTCTACGATAAATACGATTTGGTTCTCTCCGATGCCGAGGGCGGCATCGACCCCTCGACGATCGATCTCAAAGCCGGTACGGCGGCGGTGAAGTACGACTTCTACGTCGCGCGCGTCGGCGCGGTCCAGATCACCGGCAACACCAAGACCAAGGATCAAGTGATCCGCCGGCAGCTGCGGCTGCGTCCGGGCATGGTCATCACGACCGGCGCGCTGCGCAACGATCGCGATCGTCTCAATAATACCGGCTATTTCTCGAAGGTCGATCTCAACGTCAAGGCGGGGCCCGATCCGAAGACGCATCCGGGCTTCGTGACGATCGTATGGACCGTGACCGAACAGCGCACGGCCTCCGCATCCATCGGCGCCGGGTACTCCGGCGGCATCACCGGGCAGGGCCTCTACGGCACGCTCGGTTATCAGGACAACAACCTGCACGGCACCGGCAACGGCGCATCGGTGCAGTTCCAGCGCGGCGCGCGCTCGTACGTGACCCAAGCCTCGGTCACCATTCCCTACGTCGGCAACACGCCGAACTCGCAGAAGTACAGCTTCGGCGCGACCATCTTCGCAAACGGTTCCACGTATTTCTATCCGGTCTATGCGACCTCGGCCGCCGTGGCCAATCCGGCTCCCGGCTCCGTGCAAGCGCCGATTCCGGTCACGCTGCTTCCCAACGGAAACGCGCAGCTCATCAGCGGCGTCGTCGCCGACAGCACCGCGAAATCGAGCGGCCTCTCCGTGAACGTCGGCCGCCGCTTGACCGACTACACGACGGCGAGCGTCGGCGTGAACGCCGAGAGCGTGACCAACTCGACCTCGGTTCCCACGCCGTACTTCTTCCAGAGCGGCCAGCCGAACGTCATCGCAGGCCCAACGCCCGGTCCGCTCTCGAACCTCTCGACCAATACGAACGGAAGCTTCGGGATCAACGCGACCTCGATTGCGAACATCAACACGGGCGCGCCGTATCGCCTCAACTCGCTGGTCTTCGGGCTCGCGAGCAATCCGGCCGCAACGCTCGACGACATATTTAATCCGCGTCGCGGCGCGACGTACTCGCTGCAAGAAGAGTTCAGTTCGCCGTCGATCGGTTCGAATTTCTCGTACACGAAATCGACGCTCGAAGTCAAGCGCTTCTTCCCAGTCCTCAAGACGGCCACGTTCGGCGTGCATTTGCGCGGCGTGACGACGACCGGCGCGATTCCGCCGAGCGCGCTCGACACGTTCTCCGATCAGCAATTGCGCGGCTATCAGAGCGTGTTCTACGGAACCGACACGATTCTCGGACAAGCCGAGATTCGCGTTCCGCTCACCGCCGACGGGAAATTCGGCGTGGCCGCGTTCGTCGACGAGGGCGGGTTCCGCGTTCGCGGCGCGCAGCCGCTGCTCGATCCGTACACCAACCGGATCATCAACTACCCGGGTAACTGGTCGTACCGCGGCGACTACGGCGTCGGTCTGCGCTTCGACGTTCCGCAGCTCGGCCTCCACACGATCCGCATCGATATCGCCCACGGCGCGAACGGCACCCACACCAGCTTCGGCATCGGCCAAAGCTTTTGA
- a CDS encoding OmpH family outer membrane protein, which produces MRLTTIRTLFAAGVVAALVALAPGAIAADLSDVGYIDQAAIGALPAFARANAQMAQYQAQLQAQAASAMKKAKTDAQRQQLYGQFQQKFADRQREILGPLFGRAQAAIAQVSSSKNLSVVVDKRIVIYGGQNITGAVLNLVKGTGAVVPPTATPPPSEIGFVDQSQIDQLPKVKTANDDYLKFANDQKQQAEKQMASAKTDADRQAIAKTFQKTLGDEQDKVLKPLVDQTKSAMADVAKKKNLILVVDKTDIVYGGTDITSDVQNELK; this is translated from the coding sequence GTGAGATTGACGACAATTCGTACGCTCTTTGCGGCCGGCGTTGTGGCGGCGCTCGTGGCGCTCGCGCCGGGAGCGATCGCCGCGGATCTTTCCGACGTCGGATACATCGATCAGGCGGCGATCGGCGCGCTGCCGGCGTTCGCGCGCGCGAACGCGCAGATGGCGCAGTATCAAGCGCAGCTGCAAGCGCAGGCCGCATCGGCGATGAAGAAAGCCAAAACCGACGCGCAGCGCCAGCAGCTCTACGGACAATTTCAGCAAAAATTCGCCGACCGCCAGCGCGAGATTCTCGGCCCGCTCTTCGGGCGCGCGCAGGCCGCGATCGCGCAGGTTAGCTCGAGCAAGAATCTCTCGGTCGTCGTCGACAAACGCATCGTGATCTACGGCGGTCAAAACATCACCGGCGCCGTGCTCAACCTGGTAAAGGGAACGGGCGCGGTCGTGCCGCCCACGGCGACGCCGCCGCCGTCGGAGATCGGGTTCGTCGACCAGTCGCAGATCGACCAGCTCCCCAAAGTCAAGACGGCCAACGACGACTACTTGAAGTTCGCGAACGATCAAAAGCAGCAGGCCGAGAAGCAGATGGCTTCGGCGAAGACCGATGCGGATCGTCAAGCGATCGCGAAAACTTTCCAGAAGACGCTCGGCGACGAGCAAGACAAAGTGCTCAAGCCGCTCGTCGATCAGACGAAGTCCGCAATGGCCGACGTTGCGAAGAAAAAGAATTTGATTCTGGTCGTCGATAAGACCGACATCGTTTACGGGGGCACGGACATCACCTCGGATGTCCAAAATGAACTTAAATAG
- the lpxC gene encoding UDP-3-O-acyl-N-acetylglucosamine deacetylase, producing the protein MDFQTTLREAIAFQGVGLHSGLPCSVRVSPARPNTGLTFTLDGDVSFPAHAEYVIETARATVLGKDGKTVSTVEHLLAALFGMGVSNARIDVTGPEIPVADGSARQFAERIAQVGIAPQSEPRARYVLSAPFFVRDGEKTLIALPASSFRVKFAVDYPPPVGAHYFDSEIVPDVFKEEISGARTFGYLHEVEALLKRGLAQGGTLENAIVFSPEGPMQPLRWPNEVVRHKVLDLLGDFALLGAWPQFEVIAIKSGHKLHCIATGALRKQFAGTLPSVKVH; encoded by the coding sequence ATGGATTTCCAGACGACCCTACGCGAGGCGATTGCCTTCCAAGGAGTGGGCCTGCACAGCGGCCTGCCGTGCTCCGTTCGCGTATCTCCCGCACGCCCGAACACGGGCCTAACGTTCACGCTCGACGGGGACGTCAGCTTTCCGGCGCACGCGGAGTACGTCATCGAAACGGCGCGCGCCACCGTGCTCGGCAAAGACGGCAAAACGGTGTCGACGGTCGAGCACTTGCTGGCCGCGCTCTTCGGTATGGGCGTGAGCAACGCGCGCATCGACGTTACGGGGCCCGAGATTCCGGTGGCCGACGGCAGCGCGCGACAATTTGCCGAGCGCATCGCACAGGTCGGCATCGCGCCGCAGAGCGAACCGCGCGCGCGCTACGTGTTAAGCGCCCCGTTCTTCGTGCGCGACGGTGAGAAAACGCTCATCGCGCTTCCCGCATCGAGCTTCCGCGTGAAGTTTGCGGTCGATTATCCGCCGCCGGTCGGCGCGCACTATTTCGATTCCGAGATCGTGCCCGACGTATTTAAGGAAGAGATCTCCGGCGCGCGAACCTTCGGGTACCTGCACGAGGTCGAAGCGCTGCTCAAACGCGGGCTCGCGCAGGGCGGCACGCTCGAGAACGCGATCGTTTTCTCACCCGAGGGTCCGATGCAGCCGCTGCGTTGGCCCAACGAGGTCGTGCGGCACAAAGTGCTCGATCTGCTCGGCGATTTCGCGCTGCTCGGCGCGTGGCCTCAGTTCGAGGTGATCGCCATCAAGAGCGGCCACAAGCTGCACTGCATCGCCACGGGCGCCTTGCGCAAGCAGTTCGCCGGAACGCTCCCTTCCGTGAAAGTACACTAG
- the lpxD gene encoding UDP-3-O-(3-hydroxymyristoyl)glucosamine N-acyltransferase, translating to MLGTLAELAARVGGRVSGEGTIAIERISSIDEAGPESLTFATTEPYANAALASRAGAVLIDEALVPVQTAAKPLLVVPSARAALAILLRAFDRPRPQGPFRHPSAVVEASAVVAPTAYLSANVYVGANAHVGERSVLEAGVHLGAGARVGEDCLLYPRATVMDGCLLGNRVVLHPGCVIGSEGFGYVFVDGHFERIPQVGNVVLDDDVEIGANACVDRAQTGSTRIGCGTKVDNLCQIGHNCQIGRHSAFAALVGLAGSTIVGDYVQVGGQAGFRGHITIGSRVKVAGQSGVWRDVADDEFVSGRPARPHRDDLRREALVRNLPKLVARVDALEGETKRGQ from the coding sequence ATGCTTGGGACGCTTGCGGAGCTTGCCGCGCGAGTCGGCGGCCGGGTTTCCGGCGAGGGCACGATCGCCATCGAACGCATCTCGTCGATCGATGAGGCGGGTCCGGAATCGCTGACGTTTGCGACCACGGAGCCGTACGCCAACGCGGCGCTGGCCTCGCGCGCGGGCGCGGTGCTCATCGACGAAGCGTTGGTGCCGGTCCAAACCGCCGCCAAACCGTTACTCGTGGTACCCAGCGCGCGCGCGGCGCTGGCGATCCTGTTGCGCGCGTTCGACCGGCCGCGTCCGCAGGGGCCGTTTCGCCATCCTTCGGCCGTCGTTGAAGCGAGCGCCGTCGTCGCGCCCACCGCCTATCTTTCGGCGAACGTGTACGTTGGTGCCAACGCGCACGTCGGCGAGCGCAGCGTACTCGAAGCCGGCGTTCATCTCGGAGCCGGCGCGCGCGTCGGCGAGGATTGTCTGCTCTACCCGCGCGCGACGGTCATGGACGGGTGCCTGCTCGGCAATCGCGTCGTCCTGCATCCGGGGTGCGTGATCGGCAGCGAGGGCTTCGGCTACGTTTTCGTCGACGGACATTTCGAACGCATTCCGCAGGTCGGCAACGTCGTGCTCGATGACGACGTCGAGATCGGTGCGAACGCCTGCGTCGATCGCGCTCAAACGGGAAGCACGCGCATCGGGTGCGGGACCAAGGTCGACAACCTGTGTCAGATCGGCCACAATTGCCAGATCGGCCGGCATTCCGCGTTCGCGGCGCTGGTTGGCCTTGCGGGCTCGACTATCGTGGGCGATTACGTGCAAGTCGGCGGCCAAGCGGGCTTTCGCGGGCACATCACCATCGGTTCGCGCGTGAAGGTGGCCGGTCAGAGCGGCGTCTGGCGCGATGTGGCCGACGACGAGTTCGTGAGCGGCCGTCCGGCGCGCCCCCACCGCGACGATCTGCGGCGAGAGGCATTGGTTCGAAACCTGCCTAAGCTCGTCGCTCGTGTGGATGCTCTCGAAGGCGAAACCAAGCGCGGCCAGTAG
- the fabZ gene encoding 3-hydroxyacyl-ACP dehydratase FabZ, which translates to MAELDIRQIMEILPHRYPLLLVDRILELEPGVRALGFKNVTNNEPVFTGHFPGNPLLPGVYMIEALAQLGGCVVLEPGEFSRKTPYLAGITAAKFRRPVVPGDRFMMEVKLLKHKRNIGWVHAEGRVDDQLVCTTDLMFSIASDPRLFGYDATVLHA; encoded by the coding sequence TTGGCCGAACTCGATATCCGGCAGATCATGGAGATCTTGCCGCACCGTTATCCGCTCTTGCTGGTCGATCGCATTCTCGAACTGGAGCCGGGCGTTCGAGCGCTCGGCTTCAAGAACGTCACCAACAACGAGCCCGTCTTCACCGGACACTTTCCCGGCAATCCGCTGCTGCCCGGCGTCTATATGATCGAAGCGCTCGCGCAGCTCGGCGGCTGCGTCGTGCTCGAGCCCGGCGAGTTTTCGCGCAAGACCCCGTATCTTGCCGGCATTACGGCGGCGAAGTTTCGACGGCCCGTCGTGCCGGGCGATCGCTTTATGATGGAAGTAAAGCTGCTCAAGCACAAGCGTAATATCGGGTGGGTGCATGCGGAGGGCCGCGTGGACGATCAACTGGTTTGCACGACGGATTTGATGTTTTCGATCGCTTCGGATCCGCGGTTGTTTGGGTATGATGCGACGGTCTTGCATGCTTGA